Proteins from a genomic interval of Bradyrhizobium sp. CCBAU 53340:
- a CDS encoding CoA pyrophosphatase — MIKNEKSEPAAFRAADFFARSKAKLGFDVPPGLYDPNIIPASGDPGTDKMLEIVAREQPVRPAAVLIAVVDHPEPTILLTQRSAHLNDHAGQIAFPGGKIDAIDSSPLDAALREAEEEVGLSRDFVDPIGYLDLYGTAFGFRILPTVARVRPGFQLTINHSEVDDAFEVPLSFLMNPANHQVHSKEFRGMERFYYAMPFAERYIWGATAGMLRVLYERIYSS, encoded by the coding sequence CTGATCAAGAACGAGAAGAGCGAGCCCGCCGCGTTCCGCGCGGCGGATTTCTTCGCCCGCTCGAAGGCAAAGCTCGGCTTCGACGTGCCGCCCGGCCTCTACGATCCCAACATCATTCCGGCCTCCGGCGATCCCGGCACCGACAAGATGCTCGAGATCGTCGCGCGCGAGCAGCCGGTGCGGCCCGCGGCCGTGCTGATCGCGGTGGTCGACCATCCCGAGCCGACCATCCTGCTGACGCAGCGCTCGGCGCACCTGAACGATCACGCCGGCCAGATCGCCTTTCCCGGCGGCAAGATCGACGCGATCGATTCCTCCCCGCTCGATGCCGCGCTGCGCGAGGCCGAGGAGGAGGTCGGGCTTAGCAGGGATTTCGTCGACCCGATCGGCTATCTCGATCTCTATGGCACCGCGTTCGGCTTCCGCATCCTGCCGACGGTCGCGAGGGTCCGCCCCGGTTTTCAACTGACGATCAACCATTCCGAGGTTGATGATGCATTCGAAGTGCCGCTATCCTTCCTGATGAATCCGGCCAACCACCAGGTCCACAGCAAGGAATTCCGCGGCATGGAGCGGTTTTACTATGCGATGCCGTTTGCGGAGCGCTACATCTGGGGCGCGACGGCCGGAATGCTGCGTGTGCTTTATGAGCGGATCTATTCGTCATGA
- a CDS encoding YafY family protein, whose amino-acid sequence MSRAQRLLDVIQLLRSHRRPVAAGRLAEELGVSLRTIYRDIETLKGQGAHIDGEAGIGYVLRPGFMLPPLMFSEEEIEALVLGGRWVAAQPDEPLGKAANNALAKIAAVLPDDLQRSLETSGLMVARRDPAAGDAELPIIRAAIRNERKLRITYSDERDNRTHRTIWPIALGFFDSVRMVAAWCESRGDYRHFRTDRILSITLTERRYPRRRTDLLREWKQRECIPETDHADKN is encoded by the coding sequence ATGTCGCGCGCTCAACGCCTTCTTGATGTGATCCAGCTCTTGCGAAGTCATCGTCGGCCCGTGGCGGCAGGCCGGCTGGCCGAGGAGCTCGGCGTCTCTCTGCGGACGATCTATCGGGACATCGAGACGCTGAAGGGCCAAGGGGCCCACATCGATGGCGAGGCCGGCATCGGCTACGTGCTGCGGCCGGGCTTCATGTTGCCGCCTCTGATGTTCTCGGAAGAGGAGATCGAAGCGCTGGTGCTGGGCGGCCGGTGGGTCGCCGCACAGCCGGACGAGCCGCTCGGAAAGGCCGCCAATAACGCGCTTGCCAAGATCGCCGCCGTGCTGCCTGATGACCTGCAGCGGAGCCTGGAAACGTCGGGCCTGATGGTCGCTCGCCGCGATCCGGCGGCAGGCGATGCCGAATTGCCGATCATTCGCGCCGCCATCCGCAACGAGCGCAAATTGCGCATCACCTATAGCGACGAACGGGACAACCGCACTCATCGCACGATCTGGCCGATCGCGCTCGGGTTCTTCGATTCTGTACGCATGGTGGCGGCCTGGTGCGAGAGCCGCGGCGACTACCGCCATTTCCGCACCGACCGGATCCTGTCGATCACGCTCACGGAGCGCCGCTACCCGCGACGCCGCACTGACTTGCTGCGGGAGTGGAAGCAGCGGGAATGCATTCCGGAAACTGATCATGCTGACAAAAACTGA
- a CDS encoding CCA tRNA nucleotidyltransferase, translating into MSAEPILADAPWLTAGGTARVLQLLNADGEEARVVGGTVRNALLGLPPGDMDIATTALPEEVVRRAKAAGIKCVPTGIDHGTVTLVIDGAPYEVTTLREDTETFGRKAKVAFGRDWVKDAERRDFTMNGLSVDASGVVYDYVGGIADAKARRVRFIGAPDQRIAEDYLRILRFFRIHAAFGVGEPDRDGTLACIRGRAGLATLSAERVRMEMLKLLVAQGASAAALAMADAGLLQAMIGGVAYTGPLTAMIAIEQTRGLVPSSTLRLAALTVAVTEDAKRVATRLRLSNAEAKALDSMGHRWWRFAAMDEARARRLLYRLGPERYHDRVLLAWARSGVDANSSRWRELAELPQRWTAPKFPLRAADFIARGMAEGPALGHVLTLAEDAWLAADFPLEEAALASIADQAAARATRERN; encoded by the coding sequence ATGAGCGCGGAGCCGATACTCGCGGATGCGCCCTGGCTGACCGCAGGCGGGACGGCGCGCGTCCTGCAACTGCTCAACGCGGATGGCGAGGAAGCGCGCGTGGTCGGCGGCACCGTGCGCAACGCGTTGCTCGGCCTGCCGCCGGGCGATATGGATATCGCCACCACGGCGCTGCCGGAGGAGGTGGTGCGACGCGCGAAAGCCGCCGGCATCAAATGTGTGCCGACCGGCATCGACCACGGCACCGTCACGCTGGTCATCGACGGCGCGCCCTATGAAGTCACGACGCTGCGCGAGGACACCGAGACCTTCGGCCGCAAGGCCAAGGTCGCGTTCGGCCGCGACTGGGTGAAGGACGCCGAGCGGCGCGACTTCACCATGAACGGCCTGTCGGTCGACGCCAGCGGCGTCGTCTACGATTATGTCGGCGGCATCGCGGATGCCAAGGCGCGGCGCGTCCGCTTCATCGGCGCGCCCGATCAGCGCATTGCCGAGGATTATCTGCGTATCCTGCGCTTCTTCCGGATCCATGCCGCGTTCGGCGTCGGCGAGCCCGACCGCGACGGCACGCTCGCCTGCATCCGCGGACGCGCGGGGCTTGCGACGCTCTCGGCCGAGCGGGTGCGCATGGAGATGCTGAAACTGCTGGTGGCGCAAGGCGCCTCCGCCGCGGCGCTCGCGATGGCCGACGCGGGCCTGCTGCAAGCCATGATCGGCGGCGTTGCCTATACCGGGCCGCTGACCGCGATGATCGCGATCGAGCAGACGCGCGGTCTGGTGCCCAGCAGCACGCTCCGTCTCGCCGCGCTCACCGTCGCCGTCACCGAGGACGCCAAGCGGGTCGCGACGCGCCTGCGGCTCTCCAATGCGGAAGCCAAGGCGCTGGATTCGATGGGCCATCGCTGGTGGCGCTTCGCAGCCATGGACGAGGCTCGTGCACGGCGGCTGCTCTACCGGCTCGGCCCCGAGCGCTATCACGATCGCGTGTTGCTGGCCTGGGCGCGCAGCGGCGTTGATGCGAATTCGTCGCGCTGGCGCGAGCTCGCCGAGCTGCCGCAGCGCTGGACCGCACCGAAATTTCCGCTTCGCGCTGCCGACTTCATCGCACGCGGCATGGCTGAAGGACCCGCGCTCGGACATGTGTTGACGCTCGCCGAGGACGCTTGGCTTGCGGCGGATTTTCCACTAGAGGAAGCCGCACTCGCTTCCATCGCCGATCAAGCCGCAGCACGCGCCACTCGCGAGAGAAATTGA
- a CDS encoding DUF1285 domain-containing protein yields the protein MANQGQSADRGLEGLTAAAKSAANAEGAKKGLPPVHLWNPPFCGDLDIRIAADGTWFYMGTPIGRHALVRLFSTILKREGDKHFLVTPVEKVGIRVDDAPFMAVEMLTSGEDNHRVLNFRTNVDDWVTCDATHRLRFEQAADGGLTPYLHVRADLWAKVTRALYYDLVDMGEERMVDGQPMFGVESSGEFFAMADAEQVRAAL from the coding sequence ATGGCGAACCAAGGGCAGAGCGCCGATCGCGGTCTCGAGGGGCTGACTGCCGCCGCCAAAAGTGCTGCCAATGCCGAAGGTGCCAAGAAGGGCCTGCCTCCGGTGCATCTGTGGAATCCGCCGTTTTGCGGCGATCTCGACATCCGAATCGCCGCCGATGGTACTTGGTTCTACATGGGCACGCCAATCGGACGTCACGCGCTGGTGCGCCTGTTCTCCACCATCCTGAAGCGCGAGGGCGACAAGCATTTCCTCGTCACGCCCGTGGAGAAGGTCGGCATCCGCGTCGACGACGCGCCGTTCATGGCGGTGGAGATGCTGACCAGCGGCGAGGACAACCATCGCGTGCTGAACTTTCGCACCAATGTCGATGATTGGGTCACCTGCGATGCCACGCACCGGCTGCGCTTCGAGCAGGCGGCGGATGGCGGGCTGACGCCATATTTGCACGTCCGCGCCGATCTCTGGGCCAAGGTCACCCGCGCGCTCTATTACGATCTGGTTGACATGGGCGAAGAGCGGATGGTCGATGGCCAGCCGATGTTCGGCGTCGAATCATCAGGCGAATTTTTCGCGATGGCCGACGCGGAGCAGGTGAGGGCCGCGCTTTGA
- a CDS encoding sulfite exporter TauE/SafE family protein, which produces MTIVSGFADISIFQLLLVAMMALFASIIGGLAGYGTGALMPLVLVPLVGAEPVVPIIAISALFTNSSRAIAYLRHADRRRALIVLACAALTTALGAYGYTRLTNAGAAIVIGTMLILSVPLRRVLRRREVKIGDTGLAAGSVGYGVLVGGTSGSGVILLSLLMAAGLEGAAVIATDAMISLGTGLIKISVFGLAGAVTAQVLAFALLIGGIAIPGAFLAKAFVERMPVHIHTAILDVAVITGGLVMISAAAKHLIA; this is translated from the coding sequence TTGACCATCGTCTCAGGCTTCGCCGACATCTCGATTTTCCAGCTGCTGCTGGTCGCGATGATGGCGTTGTTTGCCTCGATCATCGGTGGTCTCGCCGGTTACGGCACCGGCGCCCTGATGCCGCTGGTGCTGGTGCCGCTGGTCGGCGCCGAACCGGTGGTGCCGATCATCGCGATCTCGGCGCTGTTCACCAATTCAAGCCGCGCAATTGCCTATCTCCGTCACGCCGACCGCCGCCGTGCGCTGATCGTGCTGGCCTGCGCCGCGCTGACCACCGCGCTCGGCGCCTACGGCTATACCCGCCTCACCAATGCCGGCGCCGCGATCGTGATCGGCACCATGCTGATCCTGAGCGTGCCGCTGCGCCGCGTGCTACGGCGCCGCGAGGTCAAGATCGGCGACACCGGACTTGCGGCGGGCTCGGTCGGTTACGGCGTCCTGGTCGGCGGCACGTCGGGCTCGGGCGTGATCCTGCTCTCGCTGCTGATGGCCGCAGGCTTAGAGGGCGCCGCCGTGATCGCGACCGATGCGATGATCTCGCTCGGCACCGGCCTGATCAAGATCTCGGTGTTCGGCCTCGCCGGCGCCGTGACCGCGCAGGTGCTCGCCTTCGCGCTGCTGATCGGCGGCATCGCCATCCCCGGCGCGTTCCTGGCAAAGGCCTTCGTCGAGCGGATGCCGGTACACATCCACACCGCGATCCTCGACGTCGCCGTGATCACCGGCGGTCTCGTGATGATCTCGGCGGCGGCGAAGCATTTGATCGCTTGA
- a CDS encoding DUF6111 family protein, which produces MIRPVLTEIGIFLIPFAVYALFLAATRSGLFVQSSWPVTIVARLVLVALVLVIAGLIGLAHFSGAAPNSTYIPAHIENGKLVPGRDS; this is translated from the coding sequence ATGATCCGGCCGGTTCTGACCGAGATCGGAATTTTCCTCATCCCTTTTGCCGTCTATGCGCTGTTCCTGGCCGCGACGCGGTCCGGCCTGTTCGTGCAATCGTCCTGGCCGGTCACTATCGTCGCGCGTCTGGTGCTGGTGGCGCTGGTGCTGGTCATCGCCGGGCTGATTGGCCTTGCGCATTTCTCCGGCGCCGCGCCGAACTCGACCTACATTCCCGCCCATATCGAGAACGGCAAGCTCGTGCCGGGCAGGGACAGCTGA
- a CDS encoding DUF4159 domain-containing protein, with translation MMGLPLAFTEPLLLIGLVSLPVLWWLLRVMPPRPRRIEFPPTRLLFDIAPREETPSRTPWWLTALRLLAGALVIFAAAGPIWNPQVGLAASKAPLMIMFDDGWSAASNWDIRIRAADELIANADNDRRAIALVPLSEPNRDITLMPAGAARVALRQIVPKPYSIDRVETLTAIDRFLKATGDCEIAWLSDGVDTGRGEEFVAGLGKTIGDRSLTLFEGGTSSPLALVAAENAAAKMTVKVLRTNSGILAGTVRALDQKASPIGEARFTFGMQDKEVEAAFDLPVELRNDISRLEISGERSAGAVQLLDKRWRRRAIGIVSGSTSETAQPLLAPTFYLTRALAPFADVRLADKGSPQQGITQFLDQKLPMIILADVGTVAPELRERLNAWIDQGGVLVRFAGPRLAQAEDDLVPVKLRKGGRTLGGSLTWEKPQHLAGFAADGPFAGVAVPKDVTVSRQVLAEPDAVLATRSWASLEDGTPLVTGEHRGKGIVSLFHVSADMRWSDLPMSGTFVEMLRRVVDMSGYTSKPGPGVATEANAETLAPLHMLDGFGAFAPPPATAKPLTADYRDRATPDHPPGFYGPAEGPLAVNTLASADRIAALNTAPLRARHATYTNAEPRDLRGWLLSTSLALFLIDALIVALLGGGLAALLRRRAAPAMILLGVMLAGAAMLSPTPSRADSASDEFAMKSTSQTRLAYVVTGNADVDSIVKAGMSGLTLFLAQRTALEAGDPVGLDPARDELAFFPLIYWPIVPGQPKPPQDAINKIDAYMKQGGTVIFDTRDAIEAPPGDNGASQTPGMQALREILSSLDVPELEPVPREHVLTKTFYLLRDFPGRFNSGQTWVEALPREDDDESAQRPARGGDGVSPIIITSNDLAGAWALRPDGQPMLPLTPGEPRQREFAYRAGVNIVMYTLTGNYKADQVHAPALIERLGQ, from the coding sequence ATGATGGGATTGCCGCTCGCCTTCACCGAACCGCTGCTGCTGATCGGCCTCGTCAGCCTCCCTGTACTGTGGTGGCTGCTCCGCGTGATGCCGCCGCGGCCGCGCCGCATCGAATTTCCGCCGACCCGCCTGCTGTTCGACATCGCGCCTCGCGAAGAGACGCCTTCACGGACCCCATGGTGGCTGACCGCGCTGCGGCTGCTCGCCGGGGCGCTGGTGATCTTCGCCGCGGCCGGCCCGATCTGGAATCCGCAAGTTGGCCTCGCCGCCAGCAAGGCCCCGCTGATGATCATGTTCGACGACGGCTGGAGCGCCGCCTCGAACTGGGACATCAGGATCCGGGCCGCCGACGAGCTGATCGCCAACGCCGACAACGACCGCCGCGCCATCGCGCTGGTGCCGCTGTCCGAGCCGAACCGCGACATCACCTTGATGCCGGCCGGCGCGGCGCGGGTTGCGCTGCGGCAGATCGTGCCAAAGCCCTATTCGATCGACCGCGTTGAAACTCTCACCGCGATTGATCGTTTCCTCAAAGCAACCGGCGATTGCGAGATCGCCTGGCTGTCCGACGGCGTCGACACCGGCCGCGGCGAGGAGTTCGTGGCTGGTCTCGGCAAGACCATAGGGGATCGCAGCTTGACGCTGTTCGAAGGCGGCACCTCCTCCCCGCTCGCTCTGGTCGCGGCGGAGAACGCGGCTGCGAAGATGACGGTGAAGGTGCTGCGCACCAACAGCGGCATTCTCGCCGGCACCGTGCGGGCGCTGGACCAGAAGGCCTCGCCGATCGGCGAGGCACGCTTCACCTTCGGAATGCAGGACAAGGAAGTCGAAGCCGCCTTCGACCTGCCGGTCGAGCTGCGCAACGACATCTCCAGGCTCGAAATATCAGGCGAGCGTTCGGCCGGCGCGGTGCAGCTGCTCGACAAGCGCTGGCGCCGCCGCGCCATCGGCATCGTCTCGGGCTCGACCAGCGAGACCGCACAGCCGCTGCTGGCGCCGACCTTCTACCTCACCCGCGCGCTGGCGCCATTTGCCGACGTGCGGCTGGCCGACAAGGGCTCGCCGCAGCAGGGCATCACACAATTCCTGGATCAGAAGCTGCCGATGATCATCCTGGCCGATGTCGGCACCGTCGCGCCTGAATTGCGCGAGCGCCTCAACGCCTGGATCGACCAGGGCGGTGTGCTGGTGCGGTTCGCGGGCCCCAGGCTGGCGCAGGCCGAAGACGATCTCGTGCCGGTCAAGCTGCGCAAGGGCGGCCGCACGCTCGGCGGCAGCCTGACCTGGGAGAAGCCGCAGCATCTGGCCGGCTTTGCCGCCGACGGTCCGTTCGCCGGCGTCGCCGTCCCCAAGGACGTCACCGTGAGCCGGCAGGTGCTGGCCGAGCCCGATGCGGTGCTCGCCACCAGGAGCTGGGCCTCGCTCGAAGACGGCACGCCGCTCGTGACCGGCGAGCATCGCGGCAAGGGCATCGTCAGCCTGTTCCATGTCAGCGCCGACATGCGCTGGTCGGATCTGCCGATGTCCGGCACCTTCGTCGAAATGCTCCGGCGCGTCGTCGACATGTCCGGTTACACGTCCAAGCCCGGCCCCGGCGTCGCCACCGAGGCAAACGCCGAGACGCTGGCGCCGCTGCACATGCTCGACGGCTTCGGTGCCTTCGCGCCGCCGCCCGCCACCGCCAAGCCGCTGACGGCTGATTATCGCGACCGCGCCACGCCGGACCATCCGCCCGGCTTCTACGGTCCGGCAGAAGGACCGCTCGCCGTGAACACGCTCGCCAGCGCCGACCGCATCGCCGCCCTCAACACCGCGCCCCTGCGCGCCCGGCACGCCACCTACACCAATGCCGAGCCGCGCGACCTGCGCGGCTGGCTGCTGTCGACCTCGCTGGCGCTGTTCTTGATTGACGCCCTCATCGTCGCGCTGCTCGGTGGCGGTCTCGCTGCGCTGCTGCGCCGTCGCGCCGCGCCCGCCATGATTCTGCTCGGCGTCATGCTCGCAGGCGCCGCGATGCTCTCGCCGACGCCGTCCCGCGCCGACAGTGCATCAGACGAGTTCGCGATGAAGTCGACGTCGCAGACCCGTCTCGCCTATGTCGTGACAGGCAATGCCGACGTCGATTCCATCGTCAAGGCCGGCATGTCCGGCCTGACGCTGTTCCTGGCGCAGCGCACTGCGCTTGAGGCCGGCGATCCCGTTGGCCTCGATCCCGCGCGCGACGAGCTTGCCTTCTTCCCGCTGATCTACTGGCCGATCGTGCCGGGCCAGCCAAAGCCGCCGCAGGACGCCATCAACAAGATCGACGCCTATATGAAGCAGGGTGGCACCGTGATCTTCGACACCCGCGACGCCATCGAGGCACCGCCCGGCGACAACGGCGCCTCGCAGACGCCGGGCATGCAGGCCTTGCGCGAGATCCTGTCCTCGCTCGACGTGCCCGAGCTCGAGCCGGTGCCACGCGAGCACGTGCTGACCAAGACCTTCTATCTGCTGCGCGACTTCCCCGGCCGCTTCAACTCGGGCCAGACCTGGGTGGAGGCGCTGCCGCGCGAGGATGACGACGAGAGCGCGCAGCGCCCCGCACGTGGCGGCGACGGCGTCTCGCCGATCATCATCACCTCAAACGACCTCGCAGGCGCCTGGGCGCTCCGTCCCGACGGCCAGCCGATGCTGCCGCTCA
- a CDS encoding MoxR family ATPase, whose product MAESVEKLEDGIVRSAEQVSAQVRAAKDAIASVIFGQDRVIENTLVTILSGGHALLIGVPGLAKTKLVETLGVTLGLDAKRIQFTPDLMPSDILGAEVLDESTAGKRSFRFISGPVFAQLLMADEINRASPRTQSALLQAMQEQHITVAGARHDLPKPFHVLATQNPLEQEGTYPLPEAQLDRFLMEIDVDYPDREAERRILFETTGAEETLAKGAMTADALITAQRLVRRLPVGDSVVEAILSLVRSARPGPDSGEAGKFIAWGPGPRASQSLMLAVRARALIDGRLAPSIDDVLDLAEPVLKHRMALTFQARAEGRTIPDVIRQLKTRIG is encoded by the coding sequence ATGGCGGAAAGTGTCGAGAAGCTCGAAGACGGCATCGTCCGTTCGGCCGAGCAGGTGTCTGCCCAGGTGCGCGCGGCAAAGGACGCGATCGCATCGGTGATCTTCGGCCAGGATCGCGTGATCGAGAACACGCTGGTTACCATCCTCTCCGGCGGACATGCGCTCTTGATCGGCGTGCCCGGCCTTGCCAAGACAAAACTGGTCGAGACGCTCGGCGTCACGCTCGGTCTCGATGCCAAGCGCATCCAGTTCACGCCTGACCTGATGCCGTCGGACATTCTCGGCGCCGAAGTGCTGGATGAGAGCACCGCGGGCAAGCGCTCGTTCCGCTTCATCTCCGGTCCTGTGTTCGCCCAGCTGCTGATGGCCGACGAGATCAACCGCGCCAGCCCCCGCACGCAATCGGCGCTGCTGCAGGCGATGCAGGAGCAGCACATTACCGTCGCCGGCGCGCGCCACGATCTGCCGAAGCCGTTCCATGTGCTGGCGACGCAAAACCCGCTGGAGCAGGAGGGCACCTATCCGCTGCCCGAAGCGCAGCTCGACCGCTTCCTGATGGAGATCGACGTCGATTATCCCGATCGCGAGGCCGAGCGCCGCATCCTGTTCGAAACGACCGGCGCCGAGGAGACGCTGGCCAAGGGAGCGATGACGGCAGATGCGCTGATCACGGCGCAGCGGCTGGTGCGCCGCCTGCCGGTCGGCGATTCCGTGGTGGAGGCGATCCTCTCGCTGGTGCGCTCGGCGCGCCCGGGTCCTGACAGCGGCGAGGCCGGCAAGTTCATCGCCTGGGGCCCCGGCCCGCGCGCCAGCCAGTCGCTGATGCTGGCGGTGCGCGCCCGTGCGCTGATCGACGGGCGTCTGGCGCCCTCGATCGACGACGTGCTCGACCTCGCCGAGCCGGTGTTGAAGCACCGCATGGCATTGACGTTCCAGGCACGCGCGGAAGGGCGGACGATTCCTGATGTGATCAGGCAATTGAAGACGCGGATCGGTTGA
- a CDS encoding VOC family protein — protein sequence MADFNLVVLYVDDAQASSTFYQTLLGCPVAQSSPKFVVLPLGHGTMLGLWQRDAVAPPSASEGGSSEISWAAANEEAVRATYDTWLTRGVRIAQPPTAMPFGHTFVALDPDGHRLRVLATAA from the coding sequence ATGGCCGATTTCAATCTCGTGGTGCTCTATGTCGACGACGCGCAAGCGAGCTCCACTTTCTATCAGACCCTGCTGGGGTGCCCCGTCGCGCAATCGTCTCCCAAATTCGTGGTTCTGCCGCTGGGGCACGGCACCATGCTGGGCCTGTGGCAGCGGGACGCCGTGGCGCCGCCGTCTGCTTCCGAGGGCGGCAGCAGCGAGATCTCATGGGCGGCCGCGAACGAGGAAGCAGTGCGCGCGACCTACGACACATGGCTGACCCGCGGGGTGCGGATTGCGCAGCCTCCGACCGCAATGCCGTTCGGACATACCTTCGTTGCGCTCGATCCCGACGGTCATCGCCTGCGCGTGCTGGCAACCGCCGCTTAA
- a CDS encoding DUF58 domain-containing protein, which produces MAAENGHTAKEIIAIRRADGESRTLAASLPRLVLEARRIAANVIHGLHGRRRAGSGENFWQYRRFVSGEPSQNVDWRRSARDDHLYVRELEWEASHTVWIWPDRSPSMAFASKTARESKLERTLIVAFALAELLVAGGERVGIPGLMAPTASRSVIDKMAQAMLHDDAIRLSLPPSFVPAALAETIVLSDFWSPLQEIQATLAGLSGSGAHGTLVQIVDPAEESFPYSGRVEFVEPEGFGVITAGRAESWVQDYTTRLALHRDQIRAETNKLDWLFTTHATDRSAAELLLFLHAGMQVSKSGARTTSIKAGPAA; this is translated from the coding sequence ATGGCAGCAGAGAACGGGCACACGGCGAAGGAGATCATCGCGATCCGACGTGCCGATGGCGAAAGCCGCACGCTCGCCGCGTCCTTGCCGCGCCTGGTGCTCGAGGCCCGCCGTATCGCCGCCAACGTCATCCATGGTCTGCATGGACGGCGTCGCGCCGGCTCCGGCGAGAATTTCTGGCAGTACCGCCGCTTCGTCTCCGGCGAGCCGTCGCAGAATGTGGACTGGCGGAGATCGGCGCGCGACGACCATCTCTATGTCCGCGAGCTCGAATGGGAGGCCTCGCACACGGTCTGGATCTGGCCCGACCGTTCGCCGTCGATGGCGTTCGCCTCGAAGACCGCGCGCGAGTCCAAGCTGGAGCGCACGCTGATCGTCGCCTTCGCGCTGGCCGAGCTCTTGGTTGCGGGCGGCGAGCGTGTCGGCATTCCCGGATTGATGGCACCGACCGCAAGCCGCAGCGTCATCGACAAGATGGCGCAGGCGATGCTGCATGACGATGCCATCAGGCTGAGCCTGCCGCCGTCCTTCGTGCCCGCGGCGCTGGCCGAGACCATCGTGCTGTCGGATTTCTGGTCGCCGCTACAGGAGATCCAGGCGACGCTCGCAGGTCTGTCCGGCTCCGGCGCGCACGGCACCTTGGTGCAGATCGTCGATCCAGCCGAGGAGAGCTTCCCCTATTCCGGCCGCGTCGAGTTCGTCGAGCCGGAAGGGTTCGGCGTGATCACCGCCGGCCGCGCCGAGAGCTGGGTGCAGGATTACACCACGCGGCTTGCGCTGCACCGCGACCAGATCCGCGCCGAAACCAACAAGCTCGACTGGCTGTTCACGACCCATGCGACCGACCGCTCGGCCGCCGAGCTGCTGCTGTTCCTCCATGCCGGCATGCAGGTGAGCAAGTCGGGCGCCCGCACCACCTCGATCAAGGCAGGGCCGGCCGCATGA